From the Bdellovibrio reynosensis genome, one window contains:
- a CDS encoding FAD-dependent oxidoreductase, whose amino-acid sequence MNSSNSGNSKSVWMTTQKTPKFSKLTQDLSVDICVVGSGIAGLTSAYLLMKEGKKVCVLESLELASGQSARTTAHFVTALDDRYFEIEKYHGEKGARLAAESHRAAIARVEKIVRDENIECEMQHTNGYLFAQNDPDTDVLKKELDACLRAGLNDVQLVDRSPIESFNTGPCLKFSNQMQLHPMKYLLALAEIIVKGGGLIFTNTHVKEVHGGEEAFVRTEDGKRILCDSVVVATNTPVNDLFAIHTKQAPYRTYVLGMKVPKGSVPHGLYWDTLDPYHYIRLEKGEEAAEEILIVGGEDHKTGQDDHPEIRFLNLESWTRERFPMATDVVYRWSGQVMEPVDGMAYLGHNPMDKNNVFIITGDSGNGMTHCTIGAMLIADQIMERENPWEDLYKPNRISLKATPEFLKENGNVAAQYADWFKAMPMPHFNDLAPGEGTVFRDGLRMIAAYKTEDGKMEYMSATCTHLAGVVHWNGVEKSWDCPCHGSRFDAHGNVIEGPAISDLKKLDTSHEEVLNEKVISRKQKSNVEQNIQKDKPTNFH is encoded by the coding sequence ATGAATTCATCGAACTCAGGCAACAGCAAGTCCGTGTGGATGACCACACAGAAAACACCTAAATTCTCGAAATTGACCCAAGATCTCAGTGTAGATATCTGCGTGGTTGGCTCTGGAATTGCGGGTTTAACTTCAGCCTACCTCTTGATGAAAGAAGGTAAAAAGGTCTGTGTGCTTGAGTCGCTGGAATTAGCAAGTGGGCAATCAGCCAGAACGACTGCGCACTTTGTAACAGCTTTAGATGATCGTTATTTTGAAATAGAAAAATATCATGGCGAAAAAGGCGCGCGCCTAGCTGCCGAAAGCCACAGAGCTGCGATAGCGAGAGTCGAAAAAATAGTCCGTGATGAAAATATTGAATGCGAAATGCAACATACAAATGGCTATCTCTTTGCACAAAATGATCCAGATACTGATGTGTTAAAAAAGGAATTAGATGCTTGCTTGCGCGCAGGTCTTAATGATGTGCAACTGGTCGACAGGTCCCCGATTGAATCCTTTAACACAGGCCCATGCCTTAAGTTTTCAAATCAAATGCAGCTTCATCCAATGAAATACCTATTGGCGTTAGCTGAAATCATTGTGAAAGGTGGCGGCCTTATTTTCACAAACACCCACGTTAAAGAAGTTCATGGAGGCGAAGAAGCCTTCGTAAGAACCGAGGACGGTAAACGCATTCTTTGTGATTCTGTTGTTGTCGCTACCAATACTCCAGTGAACGATCTATTTGCCATTCACACTAAGCAGGCACCCTATCGCACCTACGTATTAGGAATGAAAGTTCCAAAGGGCTCAGTTCCACATGGACTTTACTGGGATACCCTAGATCCTTATCACTACATCCGCTTAGAAAAAGGCGAAGAAGCTGCAGAAGAAATTCTGATCGTCGGCGGCGAAGACCACAAAACAGGGCAAGATGATCACCCTGAAATAAGATTCCTGAATTTAGAATCTTGGACTCGCGAAAGATTCCCGATGGCCACTGATGTGGTCTACAGATGGTCGGGACAAGTCATGGAACCTGTCGATGGCATGGCTTATCTTGGCCACAACCCGATGGATAAAAACAACGTTTTCATCATCACCGGAGATTCAGGTAACGGCATGACCCACTGTACGATCGGAGCGATGCTGATTGCCGATCAAATCATGGAAAGAGAAAATCCGTGGGAAGACTTATACAAGCCCAATAGAATTTCTTTGAAAGCCACCCCTGAATTCTTAAAAGAGAACGGCAACGTGGCAGCTCAGTACGCTGACTGGTTTAAGGCAATGCCGATGCCGCACTTCAATGATCTTGCGCCTGGTGAAGGAACTGTTTTTCGAGACGGTTTAAGAATGATTGCTGCATACAAAACCGAAGACGGAAAAATGGAATACATGTCTGCAACCTGCACTCACTTAGCCGGAGTTGTTCACTGGAATGGTGTAGAAAAGTCTTGGGACTGCCCGTGCCATGGTTCAAGATTTGATGCCCATGGAAATGTCATTGAGGGGCCCGCAATAAGTGATCTTAAAAAATTAGATACAAGTCACGAAGAAGTGTTAAATGAAAAGGTTATCTCAAGAAAACAAAAAAGTAATGTCGAACAAAACATACAAAAAGATAAGCCAACAAATTTTCACTAA
- a CDS encoding helix-turn-helix transcriptional regulator — MRSLHKNQQSILQFLLAHRTGATLDELSAHLKITNTATKEHVLKLLDQGYLTFEDSKGSVGRPRRRYLLSEVGHDAFPKQYSWLSNSLLALLVEDMGSEGTSTLMKSLADKVAVSMKDKFANASSTAELLAKIAEAMNDLGYQTVLKQSDIRKGAVLEATNCVYHSVAKQHPELCAFDIQLLKNVSNLNVRLEKCIARGNDVCRFCLTKNK; from the coding sequence ATGAGATCTCTGCATAAAAACCAACAGAGTATTTTACAGTTCTTACTTGCACATCGTACTGGTGCGACACTTGATGAATTATCGGCGCACTTAAAAATCACGAATACAGCCACCAAAGAACACGTCCTGAAACTTTTAGATCAAGGCTACTTAACTTTTGAAGATTCCAAAGGAAGTGTAGGTCGACCACGCAGAAGATATTTGCTTTCAGAAGTAGGACACGACGCTTTTCCAAAACAATATTCGTGGTTATCAAATAGCTTACTAGCTCTATTGGTTGAGGACATGGGTTCAGAGGGCACAAGCACCTTAATGAAATCACTGGCTGATAAAGTTGCTGTATCGATGAAAGATAAATTTGCGAATGCATCGTCCACTGCAGAGTTGTTAGCAAAAATAGCTGAGGCCATGAACGATTTAGGTTATCAAACGGTTTTAAAACAAAGTGATATCAGAAAAGGCGCTGTTTTAGAGGCGACAAACTGTGTTTATCACTCCGTCGCTAAACAGCATCCAGAGCTTTGCGCCTTTGATATTCAGCTATTAAAAAATGTTTCTAATCTTAACGTCCGACTTGAAAAGTGTATTGCAAGAGGAAATGATGTCTGCCGCTTCTGCCTTACAAAAAATAAATAA
- a CDS encoding GNAT family N-acetyltransferase translates to MELTINPETPFDYEGISKLVLEAFSAAEFTDGDEHNLVRRLRDSLAYIPELALVAKADGVIAGHILFTKIKIHCAGGKVVDSLALAPVSVHPRYQKMGIGASLIKEGHRLAQKLGYSSVILVGHPGYYPRFGYVKASQFGITAPFEVPDDAFMAVELTEGALKDASGKVEYPPEFGI, encoded by the coding sequence ATGGAACTAACAATCAATCCCGAAACACCATTTGATTACGAAGGTATTTCTAAACTTGTGCTAGAGGCTTTTTCTGCTGCTGAGTTTACTGATGGGGATGAACATAATCTTGTTCGTCGACTTCGTGATTCATTGGCTTATATTCCTGAGTTGGCTTTGGTAGCTAAAGCTGATGGGGTGATTGCGGGTCACATCTTATTTACTAAAATTAAAATTCATTGTGCTGGTGGGAAAGTCGTTGATTCGTTGGCGCTTGCTCCTGTTTCTGTCCATCCTCGTTATCAGAAGATGGGGATTGGTGCTTCCTTAATTAAGGAAGGTCATCGTCTTGCTCAGAAGCTTGGATACTCATCGGTTATTTTGGTTGGTCATCCTGGGTATTATCCTCGCTTTGGGTATGTGAAGGCTTCGCAGTTTGGAATTACTGCTCCGTTTGAAGTTCCTGATGATGCGTTCATGGCAGTTGAATTGACTGAAGGGGCGCTTAAGGATGCCAGTGGTAAGGTTGAGTACCCGCCGGAGTTTGGAATTTGA